A window of the Pseudomonadales bacterium genome harbors these coding sequences:
- a CDS encoding class I SAM-dependent methyltransferase, translating to MTSSIPKPNPLRGRFNAWMMAKFEDDFHREVGARKEAELSEFCGTVVEIGAGNGNNFRYYPPGIKLVVYEPNPYMHPRLLEAVQAHALDYELRARSAEDLEFEDNSVDAVVCTLVLCTVPDPARVISEVHRVLKPGGRFFFIEHVGAARGTTLRKWQDLLDRPWRWLFEGCHTNRETGSFLKAAGFSQIEVESFTSKKMPPLIVPQIAGMAIK from the coding sequence ATGACAAGCTCAATTCCGAAACCTAATCCGCTACGTGGCCGCTTTAATGCCTGGATGATGGCAAAGTTTGAGGACGATTTCCATAGGGAAGTTGGTGCTAGAAAGGAAGCTGAACTCAGTGAGTTTTGCGGCACAGTGGTGGAAATCGGCGCGGGCAACGGCAATAATTTTCGCTATTACCCTCCGGGTATCAAACTGGTGGTGTATGAACCTAATCCCTATATGCACCCGCGCCTGCTGGAAGCAGTACAGGCTCACGCTCTCGATTATGAGTTACGTGCGCGTAGTGCCGAGGATCTGGAGTTTGAAGATAATTCGGTCGATGCTGTGGTTTGTACGTTAGTGCTCTGTACGGTACCGGATCCCGCGCGGGTGATCTCAGAAGTGCACCGGGTGCTTAAACCAGGTGGCCGTTTCTTTTTTATTGAACATGTTGGGGCAGCGCGCGGTACTACGCTGCGCAAGTGGCAGGATCTGTTAGATCGGCCCTGGCGGTGGTTATTTGAAGGCTGTCATACTAATCGTGAAACTGGCTCATTCCTTAAAGCAGCGGGGTTTAGCCAGATTGAGGTCGAGAGCTTTACATCGAAAAAAATGCCGCCGCTGATTGTACCGCAGATTGCCGGGATGGCAATTAAATAG